The following coding sequences lie in one Pseudomonas sp. B33.4 genomic window:
- a CDS encoding MFS transporter — protein sequence MDQYAPRNWQPHEKPSLPGSPSTPLHSNPKRLAYALVGLLVALTGGLGNSLVVANLPYLQGALGATTAEMAWLPAAYVMTNVSMNLLLVKFRQQFGLRAFTEVFLVLYALVTFGHLFVNDLNSAVAVRAAHGMVGAALSSLGLYYMVQAFPAKWRMKALVLGLGTSQLALPLARLFSEDLLQIAEWRGLYLFELGMALLSLGCVLLLKLPPGDRFKTFEKLDFLTFAILATGVALLCAVLSLGRIDWWLEADWIGVALASSIALIVMGLAIEHNRSNPLLMTRWLGSGAMVRLALAVVLIRMVTSEQSTGAVGFMQNLNMSSQQLHSLYVVMLLGSVAGLLTSALTIDPKHLIMPLIISLALMATGSVMDSYSNNLTRPENLYFSQFLLAFGSTFFLGPTMVLGTRNVLTNPRNLVSFSVLFGICNNLGGLIGAALLGTFQIVREKFHSSHIVEHLVMSDPLVAARVQSGGSAYGSLLADPSLRNLAGIRSLSNAATREANVLAYNDVFMLIAVIAVLTMIWISIRALWLMSTTKAVAATPSVPSSGAPSS from the coding sequence ATGGATCAATACGCCCCGCGCAACTGGCAGCCGCACGAAAAGCCCAGTCTGCCCGGTTCCCCCTCGACGCCGTTGCACTCCAATCCCAAGCGCCTGGCCTATGCGCTGGTCGGTTTGCTGGTGGCGTTGACCGGTGGTTTGGGCAACTCGCTGGTGGTCGCCAACCTGCCTTATCTGCAGGGCGCACTCGGCGCGACCACCGCAGAAATGGCCTGGCTGCCGGCAGCGTATGTGATGACCAACGTGTCGATGAACCTGTTGCTGGTGAAGTTTCGCCAGCAGTTCGGTTTGCGTGCATTCACCGAGGTGTTTCTGGTGTTGTATGCGTTGGTGACCTTCGGCCATCTGTTCGTCAACGATCTGAATTCAGCGGTAGCGGTGCGGGCGGCCCACGGCATGGTCGGCGCGGCGCTGAGTTCGCTGGGCCTGTATTACATGGTTCAGGCGTTTCCGGCGAAGTGGCGGATGAAGGCGCTGGTGCTCGGTCTCGGCACCTCGCAACTGGCGTTGCCGCTGGCGCGTTTGTTCTCCGAAGACTTGCTGCAGATCGCCGAATGGCGCGGCTTGTACCTGTTCGAATTGGGCATGGCGTTGCTGTCGCTGGGTTGTGTGTTGCTGCTCAAATTGCCGCCGGGCGACCGCTTCAAAACCTTCGAAAAACTCGACTTCCTCACTTTCGCCATTCTCGCCACGGGCGTGGCGTTGTTGTGTGCGGTGTTGTCGCTGGGGCGCATCGACTGGTGGCTGGAGGCGGACTGGATTGGCGTTGCCCTGGCCTCGTCGATTGCGCTGATCGTCATGGGCCTGGCCATCGAACATAATCGCAGCAACCCGCTGCTGATGACCCGATGGCTGGGCAGCGGGGCGATGGTGCGGCTAGCGTTGGCGGTGGTGCTGATTCGCATGGTGACCTCCGAACAATCCACCGGCGCGGTCGGCTTCATGCAAAACCTGAATATGAGCAGTCAGCAATTGCACAGCCTGTACGTGGTGATGCTGCTGGGCAGTGTCGCCGGGCTGTTGACCAGTGCGCTGACCATCGACCCGAAACACCTGATCATGCCGCTGATCATCTCGTTGGCGCTGATGGCCACCGGTTCGGTGATGGACAGTTATTCGAACAACCTGACCCGCCCGGAAAACCTGTACTTCAGCCAGTTCCTGCTGGCCTTCGGCAGCACGTTTTTCCTCGGTCCGACCATGGTCCTCGGCACGCGCAACGTGCTGACCAATCCGCGCAATCTGGTGAGTTTTTCCGTGCTGTTCGGGATCTGTAACAACCTTGGCGGACTGATCGGCGCGGCATTGCTTGGTACTTTCCAGATCGTCCGGGAAAAATTCCACTCCAGCCACATCGTCGAGCATCTGGTGATGTCCGATCCACTGGTCGCTGCGCGGGTGCAGAGCGGTGGTTCGGCGTATGGCTCGTTGCTCGCCGACCCGAGCCTGCGCAACCTCGCCGGCATTCGCAGCCTGTCCAACGCCGCCACGCGCGAAGCGAACGTGCTGGCCTACAACGATGTCTTCATGTTGATCGCCGTGATTGCGGTGCTGACCATGATCTGGATTTCCATTCGTGCGCTGTGGCTGATGAGCACCACCAAAGCCGTCGCCGCCACGCCTTCCGTACCTTCGAGCGGTGCCCCTTCTTCATGA
- the copC gene encoding copper homeostasis periplasmic binding protein CopC, translated as MLFKNVLTTTALLASLFAASSVFAHAHLKNQTPAADSTVAAPADLRLTFSEGVEASFTKVTVSKDGAAVALKPLTTEGDKKTLIVTPAAPLTAGEYKVEWHAVSVDTHKSEGAYQFKVGQ; from the coding sequence ATGCTGTTCAAGAACGTCCTGACCACCACTGCCCTGCTCGCTTCGCTGTTCGCCGCATCCTCGGTATTCGCTCACGCCCACCTGAAAAACCAGACCCCGGCGGCCGACAGCACCGTCGCTGCCCCGGCCGATTTGCGCCTGACCTTTTCCGAAGGCGTCGAAGCCAGTTTCACCAAAGTCACCGTGTCCAAGGATGGCGCAGCAGTCGCGCTCAAGCCGCTGACCACCGAGGGCGACAAGAAAACCCTGATCGTCACCCCTGCTGCTCCGCTGACCGCTGGCGAGTACAAAGTCGAATGGCATGCCGTTTCAGTCGACACGCACAAAAGCGAAGGCGCCTATCAGTTCAAGGTTGGCCAGTAA
- the preA gene encoding NAD-dependent dihydropyrimidine dehydrogenase subunit PreA: protein MADLSIVFAGIKAPNPFWLASAPPTDKAYNVVRAFEAGWGGVVWKTLGEDPAAVNVSSRYSAHYGNNREVLGINNIELITDRSLEINLREITQVKKDWPDRALIVSLMVPCVEESWKYILPLVEATGADGIELNFGCPHGMPERGMGAAVGQVPEYVEQVTRWCKTYCSLPVIVKLTPNITDIRVAARAAHRGGADAVSLINTINSITSVDLEHMVALPTVGSKSTHGGYCGSAVKPIALNMVAEIARDPQTHGLPICGIGGIGSWRDAAEFIALGSGAVQVCTAAMLHGFRIVEEMKDGLSRWMDSQGYASISEFSGRAVGNTTDWKYLDINYQVIAKIDQDACIGCGRCHIACEDTSHQAIGSLKQADGTHKYEVIDEECVGCNLCQITCPVADCIEMVPMETGKPFLDWNHDPRNPYHVAV, encoded by the coding sequence ATGGCCGATCTCTCGATAGTCTTCGCCGGCATCAAAGCGCCAAATCCGTTCTGGCTGGCCTCCGCGCCGCCGACCGACAAAGCCTACAACGTCGTCCGCGCCTTTGAAGCAGGCTGGGGTGGCGTGGTCTGGAAAACCCTCGGTGAGGATCCGGCGGCGGTCAACGTCTCGTCGCGCTACTCAGCGCATTACGGCAATAACCGCGAAGTGCTCGGCATCAATAACATCGAGCTGATCACCGACCGTTCGCTGGAAATCAACCTGCGTGAAATCACCCAGGTGAAAAAGGACTGGCCGGATCGCGCCTTGATCGTTTCGCTGATGGTGCCGTGCGTCGAGGAGTCGTGGAAATACATTCTGCCGCTGGTGGAAGCCACCGGCGCTGACGGTATCGAGCTGAATTTCGGCTGCCCGCACGGCATGCCTGAACGGGGCATGGGCGCGGCGGTCGGTCAGGTGCCGGAGTACGTCGAGCAGGTCACGCGCTGGTGCAAGACCTATTGCTCGCTGCCGGTGATCGTCAAACTGACGCCGAACATCACCGACATCCGCGTCGCTGCCCGCGCAGCCCATCGTGGTGGCGCCGATGCGGTGTCGCTGATCAATACGATCAACTCGATTACCAGCGTCGACCTGGAACACATGGTCGCCCTGCCCACCGTCGGCAGCAAAAGCACCCACGGCGGTTATTGCGGCTCGGCAGTGAAGCCGATTGCGCTGAACATGGTCGCCGAAATCGCCCGCGATCCACAGACCCATGGCTTGCCGATTTGTGGGATTGGCGGCATCGGCAGTTGGCGCGATGCGGCGGAGTTCATCGCGCTGGGCAGCGGCGCGGTGCAGGTGTGCACGGCGGCGATGCTGCATGGCTTTCGCATTGTCGAAGAGATGAAGGATGGGTTGTCGCGGTGGATGGACAGTCAGGGTTACGCCAGCATCAGTGAGTTTTCCGGGCGCGCGGTGGGCAATACCACGGACTGGAAGTACCTCGACATCAACTATCAGGTGATCGCCAAGATTGATCAGGACGCGTGCATTGGTTGCGGGCGTTGCCACATTGCTTGCGAGGACACTTCACATCAGGCGATTGGCAGTCTGAAGCAGGCGGACGGCACGCATAAATATGAAGTGATTGATGAGGAGTGTGTGGGCTGCAATTTGTGTCAGATCACTTGTCCGGTGGCGGATTGCATCGAGATGGTGCCGATGGAGACTGGCAAGCCGTTTCTCGATTGGAATCATGACCCGCGGAATCCGTATCACGTTGCGGTCTAG
- the copD gene encoding copper homeostasis membrane protein CopD, which yields MSEALVLCRFVHFIVVLMLFGAWLFRPLLLKDEAPQVDRHLARLARWLTAIALASGIVWALLITASMAGSAAAAFDPDTVALVLGNTFFGQVWRWHLLINAALLALLFTPWRSSMPLRLALSTLLLATLAPVGHGAMLDGLSGQLLILNQIVHLTCVAAWLGGLLLLVLILRQPSEPMREVLRRFSGVGYALVAGLLITGLINVRVLTGQWWPTPLFSGFALILLIKAMIVLGMLGLALFNRLRVEDCEQRMGALKRSVMLEWLLGIGAVAAVSLLGTLPPMISG from the coding sequence ATGAGCGAAGCGCTGGTGCTGTGCCGCTTTGTGCATTTCATCGTGGTGTTGATGCTGTTCGGGGCCTGGCTGTTCAGGCCATTGCTGCTCAAGGATGAAGCGCCGCAAGTGGACCGGCACCTGGCGCGACTGGCGCGTTGGCTGACCGCGATTGCGCTGGCCAGCGGGATTGTCTGGGCGCTGCTGATTACCGCGAGCATGGCCGGTTCAGCCGCAGCGGCGTTTGATCCAGACACGGTTGCGCTGGTCTTGGGCAATACGTTTTTCGGTCAGGTGTGGCGTTGGCACCTGCTGATCAATGCCGCGCTGTTGGCGTTGCTGTTCACACCTTGGCGCTCAAGCATGCCGTTGCGGTTGGCCTTGAGTACGTTGTTGCTGGCGACCTTGGCACCGGTCGGGCACGGAGCGATGCTCGATGGTTTGAGCGGGCAACTGCTGATTCTCAACCAGATCGTTCATCTGACTTGCGTGGCGGCGTGGCTTGGCGGGTTGTTGTTGCTGGTGTTGATTCTGCGTCAGCCGAGTGAGCCGATGCGCGAGGTTTTGCGGCGCTTCAGTGGAGTGGGTTATGCGTTGGTCGCGGGGCTGCTGATCACGGGGTTGATCAATGTGCGCGTGCTGACTGGTCAGTGGTGGCCGACGCCGCTGTTCAGCGGGTTTGCCCTGATTCTGTTGATCAAGGCGATGATCGTGCTGGGGATGCTTGGGCTGGCGCTGTTCAACCGCTTGCGGGTTGAGGATTGCGAACAGCGGATGGGCGCGCTCAAGCGCAGTGTGATGCTCGAATGGCTGCTGGGCATTGGCGCGGTGGCGGCCGTCTCGCTGCTCGGTACCCTGCCGCCGATGATCTCTGGATAA
- a CDS encoding HlyD family secretion protein, with product MTEPTTTTTNAIAATPEGVAPPSSPNTEPRSLRVRIISSMGFAAIAIVGVLIVLYAWQLPPFSSAVETTENALIRGQVTIIGPQLAGYVYEVPVQDFQYVKAGDLLVRLDDRIYQQRLDQSLAQLAVQKAALANVVQQRNSAEATIKLRQAVQADSEAQLRKSEADLRRNQELVRDGSVSKREMDVALAANAQSVAAVAQAKANLEIARQDLQTVIINRGSLEAAVASAEAAVQLARIDLSNTRIVAPRDGQLGQIGVRLGAYVNSGAQLMALVPNQKWVIANMKETQMDNVRVGQPVRFTVDALNHRRFTGHVQHISPGTGSEFALLQADNATGNFVKIAQRVPVRITIDADQQEEERLRPGMSVVVSIDTAAGDTQPH from the coding sequence ATGACCGAACCGACCACCACAACCACCAATGCCATTGCCGCCACGCCCGAAGGTGTGGCGCCGCCGTCATCGCCGAACACCGAGCCACGCTCGTTGCGCGTGCGGATTATTTCTTCCATGGGCTTCGCGGCGATTGCCATCGTTGGCGTGTTGATTGTGCTTTATGCCTGGCAACTGCCGCCGTTCAGCAGTGCGGTTGAAACCACCGAAAACGCGCTGATTCGTGGGCAAGTGACGATCATCGGTCCGCAACTCGCCGGTTATGTCTACGAAGTACCGGTGCAGGATTTCCAGTACGTGAAGGCTGGCGATTTGTTGGTGCGCCTGGATGACCGCATCTATCAGCAGCGCCTCGACCAGTCACTGGCGCAATTGGCGGTGCAAAAAGCGGCGCTGGCCAATGTGGTGCAGCAGCGCAACAGCGCCGAGGCGACAATCAAATTGCGTCAGGCCGTGCAGGCCGACAGCGAAGCGCAGTTGCGCAAAAGCGAGGCTGATCTGCGACGGAATCAGGAATTGGTGCGCGACGGTTCGGTGTCCAAGCGCGAGATGGATGTGGCGCTGGCGGCCAATGCGCAAAGCGTTGCCGCCGTGGCGCAAGCCAAGGCCAATCTGGAAATCGCCCGTCAGGATCTGCAAACGGTGATCATCAATCGCGGCTCGCTGGAAGCCGCAGTGGCCAGCGCCGAAGCGGCGGTGCAACTGGCGCGGATCGATCTGTCGAACACCCGCATCGTCGCGCCGCGTGACGGTCAGCTCGGGCAGATCGGCGTGCGCCTCGGCGCCTACGTCAACTCCGGCGCGCAGTTGATGGCGCTGGTGCCGAACCAGAAATGGGTAATCGCCAACATGAAGGAAACCCAGATGGACAACGTGCGCGTCGGGCAACCGGTGCGCTTCACTGTCGATGCCTTGAACCACCGCCGATTCACCGGGCATGTGCAGCATATTTCCCCGGGTACGGGGTCTGAATTTGCGCTGTTGCAGGCGGATAATGCCACCGGCAACTTTGTGAAAATCGCCCAGCGCGTGCCGGTACGAATCACCATTGATGCTGATCAGCAGGAAGAGGAACGCTTGCGGCCGGGGATGTCGGTGGTGGTCAGCATCGATACCGCAGCAGGCGACACACAACCTCACTGA
- a CDS encoding TetR/AcrR family transcriptional regulator produces the protein MGNHKIEIRRSNVEKILLAAEKVFAEKGFGGTAMADIAAEVQLPRSNLHYYFSTKSELYSAVLFDLLEVWKQDALCFEMFDDPRVVLSSYIRAKMNHSRSRPYGSKVWANEIIHGAPTLGEALDVSLYDWAKMKEAKIRQWVEDKRILPVEPSSLLYMIWASTQHYADFDHQVNILNEHQPLSDMQFERAVQTVTSVILRGIGLEP, from the coding sequence ATGGGCAATCACAAGATCGAAATTCGCCGCAGTAACGTCGAGAAAATCCTTCTGGCGGCGGAGAAAGTCTTCGCCGAAAAAGGCTTCGGCGGCACCGCCATGGCCGACATTGCGGCTGAAGTGCAACTGCCGCGTTCCAACCTGCATTACTACTTCAGCACCAAGAGCGAGCTGTACAGCGCGGTGCTGTTCGACCTGCTGGAAGTGTGGAAACAGGATGCGCTGTGCTTCGAAATGTTCGACGACCCGCGCGTGGTACTGAGCAGCTATATCCGCGCCAAGATGAATCACTCGCGCAGTCGGCCGTACGGCTCGAAAGTCTGGGCCAACGAAATCATCCACGGCGCGCCAACGCTGGGCGAGGCACTGGATGTCAGCCTGTATGACTGGGCGAAGATGAAGGAAGCGAAGATTCGCCAGTGGGTCGAGGACAAGCGGATTTTGCCGGTGGAACCGTCGAGCCTGCTGTACATGATCTGGGCGTCGACCCAGCACTATGCCGACTTTGATCATCAGGTGAATATTCTGAATGAGCATCAGCCGTTGTCGGATATGCAGTTTGAGCGGGCGGTGCAGACGGTGACGAGTGTGATCTTGCGTGGGATCGGGCTGGAACCCTAA